The following are encoded together in the Phaseolus vulgaris cultivar G19833 chromosome 9, P. vulgaris v2.0, whole genome shotgun sequence genome:
- the LOC137822766 gene encoding uncharacterized protein — MKMGNENHQQHQFQYQKSTFLPMLCSRPAIKEVTMPRFRDPSAPSANDPLSPRISCMGQVKRNNKIAGIPPSQRLTFPNKTNTSSPGPKYSKLKKLFSGKNFIISTPRTTTATATATSTCRSRQQVSDVPKNQKCLKSENNHNVVCMMSIEDMDPPLPVVKRRVPQLEEGKEFDSLWKRRSGTGRPALKTLQLQQIHHPRICHQPPTV, encoded by the coding sequence atgaAGATGGGGAACGAAAACCATCAGCAGCATCAGTTTCAGTATCAGAAGAGCACATTCCTTCCAATGCTTTGTTCAAGGCCTGCCATCAAAGAGGTGACCATGCCACGGTTCAGAGACCCTTCTGCTCCCTCTGCCAACGACCCTTTATCCCCAAGAATCAGTTGCATGGGTCAGGTCAAGAGAAACAACAAAATAGCTGGCATCCCTCCCTCCCAAAGACTCACTTTCCCAAACAAAACTAACACTTCCTCCCCAGGACCCAAATACTCCAAACTCAAAAAACTCTTCTCCGGGAAAAACTTCATCATTAGCACCCCCAGAACCACCACTGCCACCGCCACCGCCACCTCAACCTGCAGATCAAGGCAACAAGTTTCAGATGTGCCCAAAAACCAAAAGTGTCTGAAGAGTGAGAATAACCACAATGTTGTTTGCATGATGAGCATTGAAGACATGGATCCTCCTTTGCCTGTGGTGAAAAGAAGAGTTCCCCAGTTGGAGGAAGGAAAAGAATTTGATAGTCTCTGGAAAAGGAGATCGGGTACGGGTAGACCTGCACTCAAAACTTTACAGCTTCAACAGATTCACCATCCAAGGATTTGTCATCAACCTCCAACTGTTTGA
- the LOC137822953 gene encoding vacuolar protein sorting-associated protein 9A-like, which yields MENADVFLGLQDFLERMRQPSAAEFVKAIKSFIVSFSNNAPDPERDSALVQAFLAKMEADFRAHPLWAGCSEEELESAGEGLEKYVMTKLFARVFASVPDDVKLDDQLSEKMALVQQFVRPENLDIKPPFQNESSWLLAQKELQKINMYKAPRDKLVCILNCCRVISNLLLNASLASKENPPGADEFLPVLIYVTLKANPPQLHSNLLYIQRFRHQSRLVAEAAYYFTNMLSAESFISNIDAKAISMDEAEFESSMEFARAMLSGISVDTQDPGSPYQNNGQHPIAEPTRHKNKALNDNRDPALQTPSSVARSESKKVAFADELLITKVPSLSDLENKGASMILKEDKLNDVFGEFPYLFASVGDLTVSDVEDLLNNYKQLVFKYVSLSKGLGVSPTSQPPAAQNNSEDRVETTIDSSDGVHLDENNKSEEAIDTTEDSSDKVSPIEEKIIESGLPQDEPAAPEEGDAPLK from the exons ATGGAAAACGCCGATGTATTCTTGGGCTTACAGGACTTCCTCGAGCGCATGCGGCAGCCCTCCGCCGCTGAGTTCGTTAAAGCAATCAAAAG TTTTATCGTTTCGTTTTCGAACAATGCTCCTGATCCCGAGAGGGACAGTGCCTTGGTTCAAGCGTTCCTTGCGAAAATGGAAGCGGATTTCAGGGCTCATCCACTTTGGGCTGGTTGCTCTGAGGAGGAGCTCGAAAGTGCCGGTGAA GGGCTTGAGAAGTATGTCATGACAAAGTTATTTGCTCGTGTATTTGCTTCAGTTCCAGATGATGTAAAACTTGATGACCAACTTTCTGAGAAGATGGCTTTGGTTCAACAATTTGTTCGACCTGAAAATTTGGATATCAAGCCACCATTTCAGAATGAATCATCGTGGTTG CTCGCACAGAAAGAATTACAGAAGATCAACATGTACAAAGCACCCAGGGACAAACTTGTGTGTATTCTGAATTGTTGCAGGGTTATTAGCAACTTGCTGCTTAATGCTTCGCTTGCTTCCAAAGAGAATCCTCCGGGAGCTGATGAATTTCTTCCTGTGCTTATTTATGTAACCCTAAAG GCAAACCCTCCACAACTGCACTCAAATCTACTGTACATACAAAGGTTTAGGCATCAGTCTCGATTGGTTGCAGAAGCAGCATATTATTTTACCAACATGCTCTCTGCTGAGTCCTTCATCTCAAACATTGATGCAAAAGCCATTTCAATGGATGAAGCTGAGTTTGAGAGTAGCATGGAATTTGCTCGTGCTATGCTTTCAGGCATTTCAGTTGATACGCAAGATCCCGGTTCACCATATCAAAATAATGGACAGCATCCAATAGCAGAACCCACTAGGCACAAAAATAAAGCTTTGAATGATAATAGGGACCCTGCACTACAAACTCCGTCCTCTGTGGCAAGATCAGAAAGCAAGAAAGTTGCTTTTGCAGATGAATTACTGATCACAAAAGTTCCATCCCTCTCGGATTTGGAGAATAAAGGGGCAAGTATGATTTTGAAGGAGGACAAGTTGAATGATGTTTTCGGGGAGTTTCCATATTTGTTTGCTAGTGTAGGAGATCTAACAGTAAGTGATGTTGAAGACCTGCTAAATAATTACAAACAACTTGTTTTCAAGTATGTCTCTCTTTCTAAAGGGTTAGGCGTCTCTCCAACATCCCAGCCGCCAGCCGCCCAAAATAATTCTGAAGACCGTGTTGAAACAACAATAGATTCTTCAGACGGTGTTCATCTAGATGAGAATAATAAATCAGAAGAAGCTATTGATACAACAGAGGATAGTTCAGATAAAGTTTCTCCTATCGAGGAGAAAATAATTGAGTCTGGTCTGCCACAGGATGAGCCAGCTGCTCCTGAGGAGGGTGATGCCCCGCTAAAGTAA